The Prunus dulcis chromosome 5, ALMONDv2, whole genome shotgun sequence genomic sequence TTGGTTGATGAAGGTCTGAATTTGTATGATGCCATGTGCAAGTTTTACCATATCAAGCCCACGATTGAGCACTGTGGATGCATCATCGATATGCTTGCACGAGCAGGAAGGCTAGAGGAGGCGCACAAGTTTGTGAGGAGTATGCCTATAGAACCAAATGCAGTTGTTTGGAGGATGTTGATTAATGCGTGTAGGGTTCATGGTGATTTTGATAGGGGGTTATGTTTGGTTCGTGGGTTCACAGACCCAAAGACATTGCATGGTGCCGAAGATCATGTTACTTCTTCCAACATTCTTGCTGATGCAGGAAGGTGGGATGATGTTCTGCATCAGAGGAGCTTGATGGCAATCAGGAAAGCTCCAAAAGTTTCAGCTAAAAGCTCAGTTTCAGATTTAACAGAGTGAATAGTAAAGAGATTCAATTCATCAGCTACTGCCCCTGTATTGTGCTGCTACGGCCTGGAGCAGGGCGGACACTAGTTTCAGTGTTTTCTTTGAGCTCTAGGAGGTTGTAGACATCCACATAGCTAAACTGATATGGCGAAGGTTATTAGATATTTGCTCTACAGGAATACTACCTCACCAATTTGAGCTCAAGTGATTCAACACAGAAAATGTGAAATGATGGCCCAGGTACAAGAAATTGTTCCAAACTTGTTACCAGaacaaatacatatttttaGTATAATAACGAAACGtaagtttttcatttcaagGAGTTTCTCAGGTTCGAAGATTGTGCAGATTCCTGTGATGTTTTGCTCCATAAAGCATAAAACGTGGCAGGGTCAAACATCTTGAAGAAACTGTTAagcaatttgaaatttatactTGAAGTGGTCTCCAAGACTACAACATGCCTCCGCCAATGAGTGTTCTTGTTTTACTTTATGGCTCACACTAATATGCTAAAAACATGGACCCTTCAAAAcgaataacaaaatatatttaaaacgAAAAGGATCAATGCTCGTATTGCGTCAGTATAACTGATAAGCTTCTCAAAGGTACTCGTATATAGAACAGCCAATCACAACAGTCTATGCAGCATTGCAACCTTTCTTTATACCatcaaattttggaaaatggTGCAATGGAATCTTGTTTGTTTCTGTTCTAAGGTATGTTCCTAAATTACAAGCAATGAAAAGGTGAATTGCTATATGGCATTCTGAATCTCCCTCAGAGCACCAGAAGTTGGGGCAAAGTTTAAAATGAAACCCAATATCTCCCTCAATGGTAATCTAGAAAACATTCTCCACGATCATCAAGCATACCCCCACCTACAGTTGTTCCTTCCGAAAACTTCCCATTTGAGGCTGTTTCCAATTGATCATCCATCATAAATTGTTTTAATTCATTGTTGACATGCTGCACCCTCCCGGTTATCTCCAAGCACAAGCCGTTGGTGGGGCCCTTGTTTGCCTGTCTACCTTGAATAGACTTCTTACTACGGCCTGGATCCACAAAGAGTGGTTGTACTTTAAGAGTAGGATTTGGTTTAATCCGGTTCACTTCCCTTTCATCTCGTGGCCTCAAAATTCTGCTTTCTAATTCTAATTCAGAAGTTTCATCTTCATTTACAAGGACCTGCATAACACAAAATGTTAAGAGGGGCAACATGCACCTTTAGAAAATGCTAACTGAAGCTGCAAATGCAAcatggaagaaaaagaaattatcaTGAAAAATCTAACTGCTGGAGCTAGTGgggtaaaaataaaagtcaGTCTTAATAAgccctttttttcctttcatttttgCAGAAACCTACTTGCAGAAAGTTTACAGCTGCAATACCCATTAGAAAAGGTTTGCCGCAACAAATTCCACTCATACAATCACGCAAGTCCAATAGTGAAGAGTTTTATTACCTTGCGGCCAACCAAGTCAAAACTCACAACTACTTTACTTCGTTTCGCCCGCTCAGCTTCTTCAATCTCCTCCTGCTTCTTTATCAGAAGTTCCTTTTCCTGCAAGTAATAGAAAGGGGGACGGGAAAGGAGATGTGGATGAATTTAAAGTATGAGCACTGATAACATTTGTTCTTGCAGCAGCAGAGGCAGAAATTACAAACCTCCTTTGACAACCAGCTGTTCCCTTCAATTTCATAGTAGTCACTTTGGTCATCAATAACTGTTGTACGTGCTGCTGAGTCTCGATCATACTCAACGAGTCTCTTTGCATAAGCTTCAGCTGCAGCTTCAGCATCTGATGTGGGAGCGAAACTTTCCTCCAGACCAGCATACGTGCTGCCCTCCTTCAGCACAAGAGCTCCACAAAAATTGCAAGGCCCCTCCCCCTCTTGTTCACAGACTATCTTCCCACAAGATAAACAATTGCTCACCAGTCCGTGGCGACGGGCTTGGCATGAGCATGGCTTCCCCTGGTTGAATACAATGGATCCTTTGGCAGCCTCTGCAAGTGAAACAACTTTCCcagctttcttcttcttagaATTACCTTGGTTTGCATTACTTGTGGTTCTTGACTCGCTGGTCTTAGTTGAATCCTGCTTGACCTGATTGCTGGAAGCTGCCTGATCACTGGCGCCTCTAGCCACTTTTGGAGTTTTCAATGGTTTCTTGGTTCCACTTGCAGAACCTTCATTTGAGGGTGGTTTAACATAGGCATGTAAATTTGAGGTTGGGAAAGCTGGGGTGCTGCAAAGATCTGCGCGACCTCTTTTCTGTAAATATTCCTCAATCACAGACTTACCCACCTCTTGCCCAATTATGTTCTGCATGGAAAGACATGTAATTTCAGATACCAACACACAATAAGCTTCTGGTACCATCCTTCTAGCAAAGGCTACATAAAAGGGTAGGCACAGGATAAGCTACCTATACATCAAATGACTctacaagaaaaagaactaCACAAACAATTATCTCAATCTTCAATACATGAGCATTTGTCAAGAATCCAGTCCAAAACAAGAACCCAATAATACAAAAGGAAAACCCAATTGGTGTGGAGCAAATTGTGTGCCACTCTTTAAATGTAAAAACCAGGCATTTCTATTTAAATTGCTCAAACAAACATTGAACACTGGCTCATTAGAACCCCATTTATGCCTGTCCAAACcaaatttaaaaccaaaaaaaatccaacagCAAAATAACCATTATCACTGTGTTTTCAGACAAATTGATTCTATAAAAGTATGCAAATTGGAATCCACAAACAAATTCTTTTTGCAGAAAAGGAAATGAATAATGAGAAGATAGAAGTTTAAGTAGGAGAGAATGGGTTTACGTCAAGGTATTCCTTGGCGTCTTGAGGATCAGCGAGCTCACAGTAGGAGACTAAACCCGATATCATATCCTTATCCAGACCCAGACCCACTTCCATCTTCTGGTATAGATCCACCAACGCCTTCTCCAGCCATTCTCCCGACGCTCccattctctctttttctcaaagtttcaaactttttttctcctccttCTCAGAGACGAGACTGGCCTGGGTCTTGGCAACGAAGGGACTTTTCGGTGATAGCATACTGCGCTCGACCATGAGGCCTCATGTAGTTTATCTATGATCTTGCCACGTCAACAAGGAAAAGTGTATCTTGGGTCCCGCTTGTAAGATGACATGGCGCGATAGAAGCTGTGACTGGACCAAACCGAACTAAACACTCGCCGCAGAGAACCTAAACCTCCGTAgttgcttcttcttcacctcTGTAACTCTGCCACTGCAATTTGAAACCTAATTGCCCCAATTTGACGCTTATCTCCGTTCTCTGAAAATCCATTTTGGGAAATTTTAGCACAGAAACCATTACAATGCATTCGCTGCTTTTATATTTAGGTAGTTGTCCTTTTATTTGGAGATTATTCACCTTATCTATCTGTTAAATCCTGCTGTTAAGCACATGAAGTTTTGGTCTTTTTGGTTCTGAGGTAGAGCAGAGAAGCAAAGAAGGTAAATTTTTCACTTGTTTCCAGCTGGTAGCAATTCATTTTCGTTTCATTTACAGTTTCTCAGAAACCAAACTGAGCTTTAAGAGTAAATTGCAGTGATGAATTTTTGtgtaaatttaaaaaggatgatactttttggTTGCTTTCTCCTTTTTGCGGTTTCAGGATAGCTAAAGCTTCAGCAAGTGAAAACTGGTTTACAGAAGCTTCAAATTCTTCTGGGTTGTGGGTTATGTTGTTATCATCTATTAGCTATTAGTTATAGAACTTTCGAATGAGTCGCGCTTTGCTTCCTAAGCATGTTTCTGCAGTTATCAAATGCCAAAAGGATCCCCTTAAAGCGCTTGAAATGTTCAATTCAGTGAACAAGGAAGATGGGTTTAAGCACACATTACTAACTTACAAATGCATGATTGAAAAGCTTGGGGTTCATGGTGAGTTTGAAGACATGGAGCGTGTGCTTTCCGAGATGAGGATGAATATCGATAATAGCTTACTAGAAGGGGTGTACATCGGAGCCATGAGGAATTAtggaaggaaaggaaaagttgAAGAAGCTGTTAATGTGTTTCAAAGGATGGAATTTTATAATTGTGAACCCTCGGTTCAATCTTATAATGCAATCATGAATGTACTGGTTGAGTATGGATATTTTGATCAAGCCCATAAAGTGTATATGGGCATGAGAGATAACGGGATTGCTCCGGATGTGTATACTTATACGATACGGATAAAGTCTTTCTGTAAGACTAGGAGGCCTCATGTTGCATTGAGGCTTCTTAATAACATGCCTTCTCAGGGGTGCAAGTTCAATGCTGTCGCATATTGTACAGTCATAAGTGGATTTTATGAAGAGAATTATCGAATTGAGGCATATGAATTGTTTGGGGACATGCTTGGGCAAGATATATGTCCCAGTGTTACCACATTTAACAAGCTTATACATACCTTGTCCAAGAAGGGGGATGTCCAAGAAAGCGAAAAACTTCTCAACAAGGTTCTGAAGAGGGGTGTGTCTCCAAATGTGTTTACAttcaatattttcattcaaGGGCTTTGCAAAAATGGTTCACTCAGTGGGGCTGTCAAAATGTTGGATGGTTTTATGATGGAAGGTCTAACTCCCGATGTTGTCACATATAATACATTGATCTTTGGCTTGTGTAAAAACTTCAAGGTTGAGGAAGCAGAGTGCTATATGAGTAAAATGGTAAACAATGGATTTCGGCCTGATGCCTTTACTTACAACAGTATTATTGATGGGTATTGCAAACTGGGTATGATACAAAAAGCAGATAAGATTCTCTGTGATGCCATTTTCAAGGGGTTCGAACCTGATGAGTTCACATATTGCTCGTTAATTAAGGGGTTATGCCAGGATGGCGACATAGACCGAGCCATAGCTGTATTTGATGAGGCGTTGGGAAAGGGATTAAAGCCTAATATTGTTCTCTATAACACATTGGTAAAAGGGTTGTCACAGAATGGGCTTATCTTGCAAGCCTTGCAACTGATGAATGAGATGTCAAAAAATGGTTGCAGTCCCAATATCTGGACTTACAACTTAGTTATAAACGGGTTGTGCAAGATGGGTTATGTATCTGATGCCAGTAAACTCGTGAGTGATGCTATTGCCAGAGGATACCTTCCTGACATATTTACCTTCAATACATTAATAGATGGTTACTGTAAGCAGTTGAATCTGAACGGTGCTGTCGAGGTAATAAATAGCATGTGGAGTCATGGTGTTACTCCTGACGTGATCACATATAATACTGTGTTAAATGGCCTTTGCAAGGCTGCAAAATATGAGGATGTGATCCACACCTTCCAAGCAATGATGGAGAAGGGGTGTGTTCCTAACATCATCTCGTATAACATACTTGTAGAAAGCCTTTGCAAAGCCCGGAAAGTAAATGCGGCCTTGGAAATGCTACAGGAAATAAAAGTCAAGGGCTTGACTCCAGATATTGTATGTTTTGGCACGTTGTTGACTGGTTTGTGTGGCAATGGGGATTTGGATGGAGCATACCACCTATTTACAAGAATGAaacatgaatataatatatctcATACAACAGCAACATACAATATCATGATCAATGCTTTGTGTGAAAAGCTAAATGTTAGCATGGCACAGAAGCTATTTTGGGAGATGGGTGACAAAGGCAGTGCCCCGGACTGTTTTACTTACCGTGTCATGATTGATGGTTTCTGCAAAGCAGGAAATACTGATTCTGGGTACAATGTCCTCCTAGAAAAGATCGAGAAGGGGTTCATTCCCTCAGTGGTGACATTTGGAAGGGTGCTGAATTGTCTTTGTGTGAATCATAGAGTTCATGAAGCTATTGGCATCATCTACCTTATGGTGCGGAAAGGCATTGTTCCTGAGG encodes the following:
- the LOC117627577 gene encoding activating signal cointegrator 1, producing MGASGEWLEKALVDLYQKMEVGLGLDKDMISGLVSYCELADPQDAKEYLDNIIGQEVGKSVIEEYLQKRGRADLCSTPAFPTSNLHAYVKPPSNEGSASGTKKPLKTPKVARGASDQAASSNQVKQDSTKTSESRTTSNANQGNSKKKKAGKVVSLAEAAKGSIVFNQGKPCSCQARRHGLVSNCLSCGKIVCEQEGEGPCNFCGALVLKEGSTYAGLEESFAPTSDAEAAAEAYAKRLVEYDRDSAARTTVIDDQSDYYEIEGNSWLSKEEKELLIKKQEEIEEAERAKRSKVVVSFDLVGRKVLVNEDETSELELESRILRPRDEREVNRIKPNPTLKVQPLFVDPGRSKKSIQGRQANKGPTNGLCLEITGRVQHVNNELKQFMMDDQLETASNGKFSEGTTVGGGMLDDRGECFLDYH
- the LOC117627573 gene encoding putative pentatricopeptide repeat-containing protein At1g74580; amino-acid sequence: MSRALLPKHVSAVIKCQKDPLKALEMFNSVNKEDGFKHTLLTYKCMIEKLGVHGEFEDMERVLSEMRMNIDNSLLEGVYIGAMRNYGRKGKVEEAVNVFQRMEFYNCEPSVQSYNAIMNVLVEYGYFDQAHKVYMGMRDNGIAPDVYTYTIRIKSFCKTRRPHVALRLLNNMPSQGCKFNAVAYCTVISGFYEENYRIEAYELFGDMLGQDICPSVTTFNKLIHTLSKKGDVQESEKLLNKVLKRGVSPNVFTFNIFIQGLCKNGSLSGAVKMLDGFMMEGLTPDVVTYNTLIFGLCKNFKVEEAECYMSKMVNNGFRPDAFTYNSIIDGYCKLGMIQKADKILCDAIFKGFEPDEFTYCSLIKGLCQDGDIDRAIAVFDEALGKGLKPNIVLYNTLVKGLSQNGLILQALQLMNEMSKNGCSPNIWTYNLVINGLCKMGYVSDASKLVSDAIARGYLPDIFTFNTLIDGYCKQLNLNGAVEVINSMWSHGVTPDVITYNTVLNGLCKAAKYEDVIHTFQAMMEKGCVPNIISYNILVESLCKARKVNAALEMLQEIKVKGLTPDIVCFGTLLTGLCGNGDLDGAYHLFTRMKHEYNISHTTATYNIMINALCEKLNVSMAQKLFWEMGDKGSAPDCFTYRVMIDGFCKAGNTDSGYNVLLEKIEKGFIPSVVTFGRVLNCLCVNHRVHEAIGIIYLMVRKGIVPEVVNSIFEADKKEIAAPKIVVEDLLKKGHITYYAYELLYDGIRDKKLVKQTQKRFKPGIHVTSQ